One window of Misgurnus anguillicaudatus chromosome 13, ASM2758022v2, whole genome shotgun sequence genomic DNA carries:
- the LOC129430655 gene encoding uncharacterized protein isoform X1 translates to MWSFRCIVLFYQLCDVYCSPIKRALRVSDQSDIGLEQQETKGLLGHEAGSHFFWESKGYHNIHQNIHNGAEKSNFNPSDLKSTSVSSVSANSNLEEPHFNPSLHHSSSFPVKSSVPFSKTSSKTSFGRYMKTSSSLPSEISRSKPEKPSAPNETSSKPENPSVPMLPILALPSEKYSSKSENPSASLKNSSSITPSESPVSKPEKSSAPMVLSLYLPLEKPSSKPENSNASVKTSSSLPSEKPAEKPSPPMESIFKPEKPSASMETSSEPEKLNGGPLEIGFKPENNSATVETSFEPKKPGAPMKTSSEPEITTTPVGTSSKPVKPGAPVETSSKPENTSAPVGTRSKPGIVNGAPLETTSEPEQPSVPLETSFKPENTSAPVETSSKPEKPGAPMETTFEPEQPNAPMETSSEPENTTAPVGTRSKPGIVNGAPLETTSEPEQPNAPVETSSEPEQPSVPLETSFKPENTSAPVEPSSKPEKPGAPMETTFEPEQPNAPMETSSEPENTTAPVGTSSKPEKPVAPLETSSKPKKPDAPLETSSKPENSSAPVGTRSKPGIVNGAPFETTSEPEQPNDPVETSSEPEQPSVPLETSFKPENTSAPVGPRSKPENPGAPMETTSEPEQSNAPMETSSEPENTTAPVGTSSKPEKAVASLETISEPKKTFAPFETSSKPENTNAPMVIVSIPEKPGAPMETSSEPEQPNSSLETSSKPEQPNASMETSFKPEKPNAPVETSSKPENTSASVGTSSEPEQPNAPLETSSEPENTSAPVGTSSKPEKPVAPLETISEPKKPVAPLETSFEPENTSVPLEIGSKPEKLGAPMETSSEPEKPSAPVETSSKHEKPVGPLETSSEPEKPSAPVETSSKHEKPVGPLETSSEPKKPVAPLETSSEPEQPSAPLGTSSKPEKPNASMETSSKPGNTSAPVKTSSDPEKPVAPLETSSKPENPVAPLETRSKPGNTSAPVKTSSKLEKPVAPMETSSKPKKPSAPVESFSNPRNTSAPMETSSEPGNTSAPMETGSKHGRPSAPLETISEPDKPSAPVGASAKPENPSVLVETSSKPEKPSSSFYSEKVKTGFKPNTSSDSLQLVNPPYEKPKSKYEKSNFRSSEKSSLKSGLDVSQGKVNWFQQKSGFKSSIKSSSRSSGMSPVSKPAVSSDMKRSNCTSVNNSSKFIALLTEKSVSESSESWTENMNRTSQLSKTSSSLLSGKALFRSSEVSGSHPSEGSRSLESEMEGSLLLEESASLLSKLDVSVPVKESSACSSTTSKKSSAAPSVKDPSAHQCS, encoded by the exons ATGTGGTCTTTTAGatgcattgttttattttatcaaCTATGTGATG tatacTGTTCCCCAATTAAACGTGCTTTACGTGTATCTGACCAGAGTGATATTGGCCTAGAGCAACAAGAAACTAAAG GCCTACTTGGACATGAGGCTGGATCTCACTTCTTTTGGGAATCAAAGGGTTATCATAATATACATCAGAATATCCACAATGGTGCGGAAAAATCCAACTTTAATCCTTCTGATCTCAAATCTACTTCGGTTTCATCTGTGAGTGCAAATTCCAATCTTGAGGAGCCTCATTTTAATCCATCACTTCACCACAGTTCCTCCTTCCCGGTCAAATCAAGTGTTCCTTTCTCAAAAACAAGTTCTAAAACTAGTTTTGGTAGATATATGAAAACAAGTTCTTCTCTCCCCTCTGAAATATCCCGCTCTAAACCAGAGAAACCTAGTGCTCCTAATGAAACCAGTTCTAAACCTGAGAATCCAAGTGTTCCCATGCTACCTATTTTGGCCCTCCCCTCAGAGAAATACAGTTCTAAATCTGAAAACCCCAGTGCTTCTTTAAAAAACAGTTCTTCCATAACCCCCTCTGAGTCACCCGTGTCTAAACCTGAAAAGTCTAGTGCTCCTATGGTTCTTAGTTTGTATCTTCCCTTAGAGAAACCCAGTTCTAAACCCGAAAACTCCAATGCTTCTGTAAAAACCTCCTCTTCCCTCCCCTCTGAGAAACCAGCTGAGAAGCCTAGTCCACCTATGGAATCCATTTTTAAACCTGAAAAGCCCAGTGCTTCTATGGAAACCAGTTCTGAACCTGAAAAGCTGAATGGTGGCCCTTTGGAAATTGGTTTTAAACCTGAAAATAATAGTGCTACGGTAGAAACTAGTTTTGAACCTAAAAAACCTGGTGCTCCTATGAAAACCAGCTCTGAACCTGAAATTACTACTACTCCAGTGGGAACCAGTTCTAAACCTGTAAAGCCTGGTGCCCCTGTGGAAACCAGTTCAAAACCTGAAAATACTAGTGCTCCAGTGGGAACCAGATCTAAACCTGGAATAGTGAATGGTGCCCCTTTGGAAACCACCTCTGAACCTGAACAGCCCAGTGTCCCATTGGAAACCAGCTTTAAACCTGAAAATACTAGTGCTCCAGTAGAAACCAGTTCTAAACCCGAGAAGCCTGGTGCTCCTATGGAAACTACTTTTGAACCTGAACAGCCCAATGCTCCTATGGAAACCAGTTCTGAACCTGAAAATACTACTGCTCCAGTGGGAACCAGATCTAAACCTGGAATAGTGAATGGTGCCCCTTTGGAAACCACCTCTGAACCTGAACAGCCCAATGCTCCTGTGGAAACCAGCTCCGAACCTGAACAGCCCAGTGTCCCATTGGAAACCAGCTTTAAACCTGAAAATACTAGTGCTCCAGTAGAACCCAGTTCTAAACCTGAGAAGCCTGGTGCTCCTATGGAAACTACTTTTGAACCTGAACAGCCCAATGCTCCTATGGAAACCAGTTCTGAACCTGAAAATACTACTGCTCCAGTGGGAACCAGTTCTAAACCTGAAAAGCCTGTTGCCCCTTTGGAAACCAGTTCTAAACCTAAAAAGCCTGATGCCCCTTTGGAAACCAGTTCGAAACCTGAAAATTCTAGTGCTCCAGTGGGAACCAGATCTAAACCTGGAATAGTGAATGGTGCCCCTTTTGAAACCACCTCTGAACCTGAACAGCCCAATGATCCTGTGGAAACCAGCTCTGAACCTGAACAGCCCAGTGTCCCATTGGAAACCAGCTTTAAACCTGAAAATACTAGTGCTCCAGTGGGACCCAGGTCTAAACCTGAGAACCCTGGTGCTCCTATGGAAACTACTTCTGAACCTGAACAGTCCAACGCTCCTATGGAAACCAGTTCTGAACCTGAAAATACTACTGCTCCAGTGGGAACCAGTTCTAAACCTGAAAAGGCTGTTGCCTCTTTGGAAACTATTTCTGAGCCTAAAAAGACTTTTGCCCCTTTTGAAACCAGTTCCAAACCTGAAAATACTAATGCTCCTATGGTAATTGTTTCTATACCTGAGAAGCCCGGTGCTCCTATGGAAACCAGTTCTGAACCTGAACAGCCCAATTCCTCTTTGGAAACCAGTTCTAAACCTGAACAGCCCAATGCTTCTATGGAAACCAGTTTTAAACCTGAAAAGCCTAATGCTCCTGTGGAAACCAGTTCTAAACCTGAAAATACTAGTGCTTCAGTGGGAACCAGTTCTGAACCTGAACAACCCAATGCTCCTTTGGAAACCAGCTCTGAACCTGAAAATACTAGTGCTCCAGTGGGAACCAGTTCTAAACCCGAAAAGCCTGTTGCCCCTTTGGAAACCATTTCTGAACCTAAAAAGCCTGTTGCCCCTTTGGAAACCAGTTTTGAACCTGAAAATACTAGTGTTCCTTTGGAAATTGGTTCTAAACCTGAGAAACTCGGTGCTCCTATGGAAACCAGTTCTGAACCTGAAAAGCCTAGTGCTCCAGTGGAAACCAGTTCTAAGCATGAAAAGCCTGTTGGCCCTTTGGAAACCAGTTCTGAACCTGAAAAGCCTAGTGCTCCAGTGGAAACCAGTTCTAAGCATGAAAAGCCTGTTGGCCCTTTGGAAACCAGTTCTGAACCTAAAAAGCCTGTTGCCCCTTTGGAAACCAGTTCTGAACCTGAACAGCCTAGTGCTCCATTGGGAACCAGTTCTAAACCTGAAAAGCCTAATGCTTCTATGGAAACCAGTTCTAAACCTGGAAATACTAGTGCTCCAGTGAAAACCAGTTCTGATCCTGAAAAGCCTGTTGCCCCTTTGGAAACCAGTTCTAAACCTGAGAACCCTGTTGCCCCTTTGGAAACCCGTTCTAAACCTGGAAATACTAGTGCTCCAGTGAAAACCAGTTCTAAACTTGAGAAGCCTGTTGCTCCTATGGAAACCAGTTCAAAACCTAAAAAGCCTAGTGCTCCTGTGGAAAGCTTTTCAAACCCTAGAAATACTAGTGCTCCTATGGAAACCAGTTCTGAACCGGGAAATACTAGTGCTCCTATGGAAACCGGTTCTAAACATGGAAGGCCCAGTGCTCCTTTGGAAACCATTTCTGAACCTGATAAGCCTAGTGCTCCAGTGGGAGCCAGTGCAAAACCTGAAAATCCCAGTGTTCTCGTGGAAACCAGTTCCAAACCAGAGAAGCCTAGTTCTTCCTTTTATTCTGAGAAGGTTAAGACTGGCTTTAAACCTAACACCTCTAGTGATTCCCTGCAGCTTGTAAACCCTCCTTATGAGAAACCCAAATCTAAATATGAGAAATCGAACTTTAGATCATCTGAAAAATCTAGCTTGAAATCTGGTTTAGATGTTTCTCAAGGAAAGGTAAACTGGTTTCAACAGAAGTCTGGGTTTAAATCATCTATCAAATCTAGTAGTCGATCTTCTGGTATGTCCCCCGTCTCAAAGCCTGCTGTCTCCAGTGACATGAAACGCTCTAACTGTACGTCTGTAAACAACAGCTCCAAGTTCATTGCTCTCCTAACTGAAAAATCTGTTTCTGAATCCTCTGAGAGCTGGACTGAAAACATGAACCGGACTTCTCAACTTTCCAAAACCTCAAGTTCTCTTCTATCTGGCAAAGCTCTTTTTAGATCATCAGAGGTATCCGGTTCTCACCCATCTGAAGGATCCAGGTCCCTTGAGTCAGAGATGGAAGGTTCTCTTCTATTAGAAGAATCTGCTTCTCTTCTCTCTAAACTAGACGTGTCTGTTCCGGTGAAGGAAAGTTCTGCTTGTAGTTCTACAACATCTAAGAAGTCTTCTGCTGCTCCTTCAGTGAAAGATCCTTCAGCTCATCAGTGCTCATGA
- the LOC129430655 gene encoding uncharacterized protein isoform X5, whose protein sequence is MWSFRCIVLFYQLCDVYCSPIKRALRVSDQSDIGLEQQETKGLLGHEAGSHFFWESKGYHNIHQNIHNGAEKSNFNPSDLKSTSVSSVSANSNLEEPHFNPSLHHSSSFPVKSSVPFSKTSSKTSFGRYMKTSSSLPSEISRSKPEKPSAPNETSSKPENPSVPMLPILALPSEKYSSKSENPSASLKNSSSITPSESPVSKPEKSSAPMVLSLYLPLEKPSSKPENSNASVKTSSSLPSEKPAEKPSPPMESIFKPEKPSASMETSSEPEKLNGGPLEIGFKPENNSATVETSFEPKKPGAPMKTSSEPEITTTPVGTSSKPVKPGAPVETSSKPENTSAPVGTRSKPGIVNGAPLETTSEPEQPSVPLETSFKPENTSAPVETSSKPEKPGAPMETTFEPEQPNAPMETSSEPENTTAPVGTRSKPGIVNGAPLETTSEPEQPNAPVETSSEPEQPSVPLETSFKPENTSAPVEPSSKPEKPGAPMETTFEPEQPNAPMETSSEPENTTAPVGTSSKPEKPVAPLETSSKPKKPDAPLETSSKPENSSAPVGTRSKPGIVNGAPFETTSEPEQPNDPVETSSEPEQPSVPLETSFKPENTSAPVGPRSKPENPGAPMETTSEPEQSNAPMETSSEPENTTAPVGTSSKPEKPGAPMETSSEPEQPNAPLETSSEPENTSAPVGTSSKPEKPVAPLETISEPKKPVAPLETSFEPENTSVPLEIGSKPEKLGAPMETSSEPEKPSAPVETSSKHEKPVGPLETSSEPEKPSAPVETSSKHEKPVGPLETSSEPKKPVAPLETSSEPEQPSAPLGTSSKPEKPNASMETSSKPGNTSAPVKTSSDPEKPVAPLETSSKPENPVAPLETRSKPGNTSAPVKTSSKLEKPVAPMETSSKPKKPSAPVESFSNPRNTSAPMETSSEPGNTSAPMETGSKHGRPSAPLETISEPDKPSAPVGASAKPENPSVLVETSSKPEKPSSSFYSEKVKTGFKPNTSSDSLQLVNPPYEKPKSKYEKSNFRSSEKSSLKSGLDVSQGKVNWFQQKSGFKSSIKSSSRSSGMSPVSKPAVSSDMKRSNCTSVNNSSKFIALLTEKSVSESSESWTENMNRTSQLSKTSSSLLSGKALFRSSEVSGSHPSEGSRSLESEMEGSLLLEESASLLSKLDVSVPVKESSACSSTTSKKSSAAPSVKDPSAHQCS, encoded by the exons ATGTGGTCTTTTAGatgcattgttttattttatcaaCTATGTGATG tatacTGTTCCCCAATTAAACGTGCTTTACGTGTATCTGACCAGAGTGATATTGGCCTAGAGCAACAAGAAACTAAAG GCCTACTTGGACATGAGGCTGGATCTCACTTCTTTTGGGAATCAAAGGGTTATCATAATATACATCAGAATATCCACAATGGTGCGGAAAAATCCAACTTTAATCCTTCTGATCTCAAATCTACTTCGGTTTCATCTGTGAGTGCAAATTCCAATCTTGAGGAGCCTCATTTTAATCCATCACTTCACCACAGTTCCTCCTTCCCGGTCAAATCAAGTGTTCCTTTCTCAAAAACAAGTTCTAAAACTAGTTTTGGTAGATATATGAAAACAAGTTCTTCTCTCCCCTCTGAAATATCCCGCTCTAAACCAGAGAAACCTAGTGCTCCTAATGAAACCAGTTCTAAACCTGAGAATCCAAGTGTTCCCATGCTACCTATTTTGGCCCTCCCCTCAGAGAAATACAGTTCTAAATCTGAAAACCCCAGTGCTTCTTTAAAAAACAGTTCTTCCATAACCCCCTCTGAGTCACCCGTGTCTAAACCTGAAAAGTCTAGTGCTCCTATGGTTCTTAGTTTGTATCTTCCCTTAGAGAAACCCAGTTCTAAACCCGAAAACTCCAATGCTTCTGTAAAAACCTCCTCTTCCCTCCCCTCTGAGAAACCAGCTGAGAAGCCTAGTCCACCTATGGAATCCATTTTTAAACCTGAAAAGCCCAGTGCTTCTATGGAAACCAGTTCTGAACCTGAAAAGCTGAATGGTGGCCCTTTGGAAATTGGTTTTAAACCTGAAAATAATAGTGCTACGGTAGAAACTAGTTTTGAACCTAAAAAACCTGGTGCTCCTATGAAAACCAGCTCTGAACCTGAAATTACTACTACTCCAGTGGGAACCAGTTCTAAACCTGTAAAGCCTGGTGCCCCTGTGGAAACCAGTTCAAAACCTGAAAATACTAGTGCTCCAGTGGGAACCAGATCTAAACCTGGAATAGTGAATGGTGCCCCTTTGGAAACCACCTCTGAACCTGAACAGCCCAGTGTCCCATTGGAAACCAGCTTTAAACCTGAAAATACTAGTGCTCCAGTAGAAACCAGTTCTAAACCCGAGAAGCCTGGTGCTCCTATGGAAACTACTTTTGAACCTGAACAGCCCAATGCTCCTATGGAAACCAGTTCTGAACCTGAAAATACTACTGCTCCAGTGGGAACCAGATCTAAACCTGGAATAGTGAATGGTGCCCCTTTGGAAACCACCTCTGAACCTGAACAGCCCAATGCTCCTGTGGAAACCAGCTCCGAACCTGAACAGCCCAGTGTCCCATTGGAAACCAGCTTTAAACCTGAAAATACTAGTGCTCCAGTAGAACCCAGTTCTAAACCTGAGAAGCCTGGTGCTCCTATGGAAACTACTTTTGAACCTGAACAGCCCAATGCTCCTATGGAAACCAGTTCTGAACCTGAAAATACTACTGCTCCAGTGGGAACCAGTTCTAAACCTGAAAAGCCTGTTGCCCCTTTGGAAACCAGTTCTAAACCTAAAAAGCCTGATGCCCCTTTGGAAACCAGTTCGAAACCTGAAAATTCTAGTGCTCCAGTGGGAACCAGATCTAAACCTGGAATAGTGAATGGTGCCCCTTTTGAAACCACCTCTGAACCTGAACAGCCCAATGATCCTGTGGAAACCAGCTCTGAACCTGAACAGCCCAGTGTCCCATTGGAAACCAGCTTTAAACCTGAAAATACTAGTGCTCCAGTGGGACCCAGGTCTAAACCTGAGAACCCTGGTGCTCCTATGGAAACTACTTCTGAACCTGAACAGTCCAACGCTCCTATGGAAACCAGTTCTGAACCTGAAAATACTACTGCTCCAGTGGGAACCAGTTCTAAAC CTGAGAAGCCCGGTGCTCCTATGGAAACCAGTTCTGAAC CTGAACAACCCAATGCTCCTTTGGAAACCAGCTCTGAACCTGAAAATACTAGTGCTCCAGTGGGAACCAGTTCTAAACCCGAAAAGCCTGTTGCCCCTTTGGAAACCATTTCTGAACCTAAAAAGCCTGTTGCCCCTTTGGAAACCAGTTTTGAACCTGAAAATACTAGTGTTCCTTTGGAAATTGGTTCTAAACCTGAGAAACTCGGTGCTCCTATGGAAACCAGTTCTGAACCTGAAAAGCCTAGTGCTCCAGTGGAAACCAGTTCTAAGCATGAAAAGCCTGTTGGCCCTTTGGAAACCAGTTCTGAACCTGAAAAGCCTAGTGCTCCAGTGGAAACCAGTTCTAAGCATGAAAAGCCTGTTGGCCCTTTGGAAACCAGTTCTGAACCTAAAAAGCCTGTTGCCCCTTTGGAAACCAGTTCTGAACCTGAACAGCCTAGTGCTCCATTGGGAACCAGTTCTAAACCTGAAAAGCCTAATGCTTCTATGGAAACCAGTTCTAAACCTGGAAATACTAGTGCTCCAGTGAAAACCAGTTCTGATCCTGAAAAGCCTGTTGCCCCTTTGGAAACCAGTTCTAAACCTGAGAACCCTGTTGCCCCTTTGGAAACCCGTTCTAAACCTGGAAATACTAGTGCTCCAGTGAAAACCAGTTCTAAACTTGAGAAGCCTGTTGCTCCTATGGAAACCAGTTCAAAACCTAAAAAGCCTAGTGCTCCTGTGGAAAGCTTTTCAAACCCTAGAAATACTAGTGCTCCTATGGAAACCAGTTCTGAACCGGGAAATACTAGTGCTCCTATGGAAACCGGTTCTAAACATGGAAGGCCCAGTGCTCCTTTGGAAACCATTTCTGAACCTGATAAGCCTAGTGCTCCAGTGGGAGCCAGTGCAAAACCTGAAAATCCCAGTGTTCTCGTGGAAACCAGTTCCAAACCAGAGAAGCCTAGTTCTTCCTTTTATTCTGAGAAGGTTAAGACTGGCTTTAAACCTAACACCTCTAGTGATTCCCTGCAGCTTGTAAACCCTCCTTATGAGAAACCCAAATCTAAATATGAGAAATCGAACTTTAGATCATCTGAAAAATCTAGCTTGAAATCTGGTTTAGATGTTTCTCAAGGAAAGGTAAACTGGTTTCAACAGAAGTCTGGGTTTAAATCATCTATCAAATCTAGTAGTCGATCTTCTGGTATGTCCCCCGTCTCAAAGCCTGCTGTCTCCAGTGACATGAAACGCTCTAACTGTACGTCTGTAAACAACAGCTCCAAGTTCATTGCTCTCCTAACTGAAAAATCTGTTTCTGAATCCTCTGAGAGCTGGACTGAAAACATGAACCGGACTTCTCAACTTTCCAAAACCTCAAGTTCTCTTCTATCTGGCAAAGCTCTTTTTAGATCATCAGAGGTATCCGGTTCTCACCCATCTGAAGGATCCAGGTCCCTTGAGTCAGAGATGGAAGGTTCTCTTCTATTAGAAGAATCTGCTTCTCTTCTCTCTAAACTAGACGTGTCTGTTCCGGTGAAGGAAAGTTCTGCTTGTAGTTCTACAACATCTAAGAAGTCTTCTGCTGCTCCTTCAGTGAAAGATCCTTCAGCTCATCAGTGCTCATGA